From Mytilus edulis chromosome 9, xbMytEdul2.2, whole genome shotgun sequence, the proteins below share one genomic window:
- the LOC139488670 gene encoding uncharacterized protein, with protein MGDTSDESDSNNDDKLYTFAGCYENRERGRSRKRLLSDGPHSGNPMSAKICYEVCTKRNRFNYFGTQNEGDCYCGEVVDIESYNTPRYKRDKSKCNNNCKENNDEKCGSADNASVYKFQGNGTTTQELPTDSTRNVSLAGIGIGVACLIVVVICCVIILRRRLLRKQKRERSNTYRNAADMSVTSDQNEQRQGNSFSYTDLIVYNHNHAYDELKIETNDAINGKAHHSEGISKDNYTILVVPEDQTEDLDSTPITSTTEFVENISDNKALNKTNPTVGAYAILDPKETGFDRTKPEQEINAVLDPAETGYDRTKDRDEVPIQVVKHENWDKALQKQATTNTEARDEMKNKNGGTHSINLTNKIESIENKADKKASKETNIGIGTYAILDPDATGFNRTKPEPKVNDDSYTVLDPAETGFDRTKAIEDFQSVEIKNSDKAIHGHDIQNKLKHGEGSYSLNDDGQYDLLNQVCRPQDDNMDNEHMYSHSVDAVYDTTNQNRTPRTEESSHAYDHLAR; from the exons ATGGGAGATACTAGTGATGAGAGTGATAGCAACAACGACG ATAAGTTATATACATTTGCTGGTTGTTATGAAAACAGAGAAAGAGGGCGTAGTCGTAAAAGGTTATTAAGTGATGGACCTCATTCTGGCAATCCAATGTCTGCAAAAATATGTTATGAAGTGTGTACAAAGAGAAACAGGTTTAATTATTTTGGTACACAG AATGAAGGTGATTGCTATTGTGGAGAAGTGGTAGATATTGAGTCGTACAACACACCTAGGTATAAACGGGACAAGTCAAAATGCAATAACAACTGCAAGGAAAATAACGATGAAAAATGTGGTAGTGCAGACAACGCGTCCGTATACAAGTTTCAAG GTAACGGGACAACAACACAAGAATTACCGACCGATTCAACAAGGAATGTATCACTGGCAG GTATTGGAATTGGTGTTGCTTGTCTAATCGTTGTTGTTATTTGCTGTGTCATTATATTGAGAAGaag GTTACTTAGAAAACAGAAAAGGGAAAGATCAAATACATATCGAAATGCCGCAGATATGAGCGTCACTAGTGACCAAAATGAACAAAGACAGGGGAATTCGTTTTCTTACACTGATTTAATAGTTTACAATCATAACCATGCGTATGATGAGCTCAAGATAGAGACAAATGACGCAATCAATGGTAAAGCACATCATTCAGAAGGAATATCAAAAGACAATTATACTATATTAGTAGTACCAGAGGATCAAACTGAAGACTTAGACTCTACACCCATTACAAGCACTACTGAGTTCGTTGAAAATATATCAGATAACAAGGCTTTAAACAAAACTAACCCAACTGTTGGTGCTTATGCCATTCTAGACCCGAAAGAAACAGGCTTTGACAGAACAAAACCAGAACAAGAAATAAATGCAGTCCTTGACCCTGCTGAGACTGGATATGACAGGACAAAAGATAGAGATGAAGTACCGATTCAAGTAGTAAAACACGAAAACTGGGATAAAGCTTTGCAAAAACAAGCCACTACGAATACAGAGGCACGTgatgaaatgaaaaacaagaatggaGGCACGCATTCAAtaaatttgacaaacaaaattgaatcaattgaaaataaagCAGATAAAAAAGCTTCCAAGGAGACTAACATTGGTATCGGTACTTATGCCATTCTTGACCCGGATGCAACAGGATTTAACAGAACCAAACCAGAACCAAAAGTAAATGATGATTCGTATACTGTCCTTGACCCGGCAGAGACTGGATTTGACCGGACGAAAGCCATAGAAGACTTTCAATCCGTAGAAATCAAAAACTCGGATAAAGCTATACATGGACACGACATTCAGAATAAACTAAAACATGGTGAAGGGAGTTATAGCCTAAATGATGATGGTCAATATGACCTTTTGAATCAAGTATGCAGACCACAAGATGATAACATGGATAACGAACATATGTACAGTCATTCCGTTGATGCTGTGTATGATACAACAAATCAAAATCGAACACCAAGGACAGAAGAGTCATCGCATGCTTATGATCACTTAGCTAGATAG